A window of Vibrio ishigakensis contains these coding sequences:
- the rfaH gene encoding transcription/translation regulatory transformer protein RfaH, producing MKQWYLLYCRRGEQQRARMHLENQGVEVYYPQFKLEKLVRGKKTKKLEPLFPSYMFVRFDYEVGPTFTTIRSTRGVADFVRTGAYPKELQGDLVYTLKEIEKSQLEPVSEVNLPEKGDKVIIKSGQFAGIDAIYQEADGEKRSILLVTLINKPVEIQVNNQDIEHG from the coding sequence ATGAAACAGTGGTATTTACTTTATTGTCGTCGCGGTGAACAGCAGCGGGCACGGATGCATTTGGAGAATCAGGGTGTTGAGGTCTATTACCCTCAATTTAAACTTGAAAAGTTGGTGCGAGGCAAGAAGACAAAAAAGCTGGAGCCGCTGTTTCCAAGCTATATGTTTGTGCGTTTCGACTACGAGGTAGGACCGACTTTTACCACCATTCGTTCAACCCGAGGTGTCGCAGATTTTGTTCGTACCGGTGCCTACCCTAAAGAGCTTCAGGGCGACCTCGTGTATACCCTAAAAGAGATTGAGAAGAGTCAGCTAGAGCCGGTTTCTGAGGTAAATCTACCGGAGAAAGGGGACAAGGTGATTATCAAGTCAGGTCAGTTCGCAGGTATCGATGCCATCTACCAAGAGGCCGATGGTGAAAAGCGCTCAATCCTGCTGGTAACGCTGATCAATAAGCCGGTTGAGATCCAAGTGAATAACCAAGATATCGAACACGGTTAA
- a CDS encoding GGDEF domain-containing protein, with product MQTNNFSHFANIQNRKQMRLWLPIVAAVLLFLGFFIPYLSRTTFLLDSTEEIYWFRFFLIAIAPPALMALWYIAKTQVVNTKLNLAILMGVSILVAGLHAIMLTQSHTLAPISIILLSLLVKVMILPMWAVGSLYGVSVITGILVIMLLDGYRVLTPHLFASVSFTLIWLLYLGQDHFVTRKRRFEHNQEQWKAHQQITLQLLELEAQKKKLQALAITDGLTGVYNRGYFDVELEKEIKRLARNPTPLTLVLVDIDHFKQVNDTLGHTIGDDFLQRVAVELKRIFRRSTDSVCRYGGEEFAIILPNTDAKGVEVLVEKLREALKLANLPHPNGRALTVSIGVTITQNADFSSSTLINSADDALYAVKKQGRNNYQITHLEHKTTTT from the coding sequence ATGCAAACCAATAACTTTTCCCATTTCGCGAACATTCAAAACCGCAAACAGATGCGACTTTGGTTACCTATAGTCGCTGCTGTTTTGTTATTCCTAGGTTTCTTTATTCCCTATCTATCGAGAACCACCTTCTTGCTGGACTCAACCGAAGAGATTTATTGGTTTCGCTTCTTTCTCATTGCCATCGCTCCACCCGCACTCATGGCGCTTTGGTACATAGCGAAGACCCAGGTTGTAAATACTAAACTCAATCTAGCCATCTTAATGGGTGTCTCCATCCTAGTAGCCGGACTGCATGCCATCATGCTGACTCAGTCTCATACCCTAGCGCCCATCTCAATCATTTTGCTGAGCCTATTGGTAAAGGTGATGATACTGCCAATGTGGGCCGTCGGCTCCCTATATGGGGTAAGCGTCATTACCGGCATCTTAGTGATTATGCTATTAGACGGCTATCGCGTTTTAACCCCCCACCTTTTCGCTTCTGTCTCGTTTACCTTGATATGGTTGCTCTATCTAGGTCAGGACCACTTTGTGACTCGAAAACGTCGCTTCGAGCACAATCAAGAGCAGTGGAAAGCCCACCAACAGATTACATTGCAGCTTCTAGAGCTAGAAGCGCAAAAAAAGAAACTACAAGCACTTGCCATCACCGATGGCCTGACAGGTGTGTATAATCGCGGCTATTTTGATGTGGAATTAGAAAAAGAGATCAAAAGGCTTGCTAGAAACCCCACCCCGCTAACCCTAGTGTTAGTAGATATTGACCACTTTAAACAGGTCAACGATACCCTCGGGCACACCATCGGTGACGATTTTCTACAGAGGGTTGCGGTAGAGTTAAAACGTATTTTTAGGCGTTCAACAGATTCTGTATGTCGTTATGGTGGCGAAGAATTTGCCATTATCCTGCCAAACACCGATGCCAAAGGGGTTGAGGTTCTAGTCGAAAAACTTCGCGAAGCACTTAAGCTTGCTAACCTACCCCATCCAAATGGTAGGGCATTGACCGTTAGTATAGGTGTAACCATCACTCAAAACGCAGATTTCTCCTCAAGCACTCTGATAAACAGTGCCGATGACGCCTTGTATGCTGTGAAGAAACAAGGGCGTAACAACTACCAAATCACCCACTTAGAGCACAAAACCACCACCACTTAG
- the nagA gene encoding N-acetylglucosamine-6-phosphate deacetylase translates to MYALTNCTLFTGSDTLYQHAVIIDGDTIVKVCPQAELDSSIKTIDLEGANVSPGFIDLQLNGCGGVMFNDEINADTLQTMQAANQKSGCTSYLPTLITSSDEDMRAAITAQREFEAQYANQSLGLHLEGPYLNLARKGIHTESYIRQSDDEMVDFICDNADVVAKVTLAPEQNNPEHVKKLAEAGIVVSIGHTNATYQEAREGFANGITFATHLFNAMTPMTGREPGVVGAIYDTPEVYAGIIADGFHVDYANIRIAQRVKGEKLVLVTDATAPAGAEMTEFNFVGKTVYVKDGKCVGADGTLGGSALTMIEAVENCVKHVGISLDETLRMASLYPAKAIGIDHKLGRIKSGMIANLAIFDSNFKVLNTVVNGEMQ, encoded by the coding sequence ATGTATGCGTTAACCAACTGCACCCTGTTTACAGGCAGCGATACCCTGTATCAGCACGCGGTCATCATCGATGGCGATACCATAGTAAAGGTATGCCCTCAGGCTGAACTCGATTCTTCAATCAAGACTATAGACCTAGAAGGCGCAAATGTATCACCAGGCTTTATCGACCTTCAGCTAAACGGCTGTGGGGGCGTGATGTTCAACGATGAGATCAACGCTGACACCCTGCAAACCATGCAAGCGGCTAACCAAAAGTCAGGCTGCACAAGTTATCTGCCAACCCTTATCACCTCTTCCGATGAAGATATGCGTGCAGCTATCACTGCTCAGCGTGAGTTCGAAGCGCAATATGCGAATCAGTCTCTAGGTTTGCACCTTGAGGGCCCATACTTGAACTTAGCTCGCAAGGGTATTCATACCGAGTCCTACATCCGTCAATCTGATGATGAGATGGTGGACTTTATCTGCGACAACGCAGATGTGGTGGCGAAGGTAACCCTAGCGCCAGAGCAAAACAACCCAGAGCACGTTAAAAAGCTGGCCGAGGCAGGGATTGTGGTTTCAATTGGTCACACAAACGCCACCTATCAAGAAGCGCGCGAAGGCTTTGCCAATGGCATCACCTTTGCTACTCACCTATTTAATGCCATGACACCTATGACAGGTCGTGAGCCAGGTGTTGTGGGCGCTATCTACGATACCCCTGAAGTATACGCGGGCATCATCGCCGATGGTTTCCACGTTGATTATGCAAACATCCGCATAGCGCAGCGTGTTAAGGGCGAGAAGCTGGTACTGGTTACCGATGCTACCGCTCCAGCAGGCGCTGAGATGACAGAGTTCAACTTTGTTGGCAAAACTGTGTATGTAAAAGATGGCAAATGCGTTGGCGCAGACGGCACACTCGGTGGCTCAGCTCTGACTATGATTGAAGCGGTAGAGAACTGCGTGAAGCACGTGGGTATCTCTTTGGACGAAACCTTACGTATGGCGAGCCTGTATCCTGCGAAAGCTATTGGCATAGATCACAAGCTTGGACGCATAAAATCAGGTATGATTGCCAACCTTGCTATTTTTGATAGCAATTTCAAGGTATTGAACACTGTAGTAAACGGCGAAATGCAATAA
- the asnB gene encoding asparagine synthase B: MCSIFGILDIKSDAAKLRPVALEMSKKLRHRGPDWSGIYSSEKAILAHERLAIVGLNSGAQPLYSPDKKLILAVNGEIYNHKELRTRYEGKYEFQTDSDCEVILALYQDMGADLLEELNGIFAFVLYDEEKDTYLVGRDHIGIIPLYQGLDEHGNIYVASEMKALVPVCKTVSEFPPGCYLEKGAMAPTRYYIRDWNEYAAVQGNSTSKEELTEALEAAVKRQLMTDVPYGVLLSGGLDSSITSAVAKRFAAMRVEDDDKSEAWWPQLHSFAIGLEGAPDLKAAREVADQIGTVHHEMTYTIQEGLDAIRDVIYHIETYDVTTIRASTPMFLMGRKIKAMGIKMVLSGEGADEIFGGYLYFHKAPNAQEFHEETVRKLLALNMFDCARANKSLAAWGVEGRVPFLDKEFIDVAMRLNPQDKMCGNGKMEKHILRECFEHYLPDAIAWRQKEQFSDGVGYGWIDTLREVAEAKVTDQQMETAQYRFPYNTPTTKEGYVYREIFEELFPLPSAAECVPGGPSVACSSAKAIEWDESFKNNADPSGRAVKAVHNDAY; the protein is encoded by the coding sequence ATGTGCTCAATATTTGGGATTCTTGATATCAAGAGCGACGCTGCCAAACTACGTCCAGTGGCTCTTGAGATGTCTAAGAAACTGCGCCACCGTGGTCCTGACTGGTCAGGTATCTACTCTTCAGAAAAAGCAATCTTGGCGCACGAGCGTCTAGCGATTGTTGGTCTGAATAGTGGTGCACAACCTCTGTATAGCCCAGACAAAAAGCTTATCCTTGCCGTTAATGGTGAAATCTATAACCACAAAGAATTGCGTACTCGCTATGAAGGCAAGTATGAATTCCAAACGGATTCTGACTGTGAGGTTATCCTAGCCCTATACCAAGACATGGGTGCAGACCTTCTTGAGGAGCTAAACGGTATCTTCGCTTTTGTTCTTTATGACGAAGAGAAAGACACCTATCTAGTAGGCCGTGACCATATCGGTATTATCCCGCTATACCAAGGTCTGGACGAGCACGGAAATATCTACGTTGCTTCTGAGATGAAGGCGCTAGTACCAGTATGTAAAACCGTCTCAGAATTCCCTCCTGGCTGTTATCTAGAGAAAGGCGCTATGGCACCGACTCGCTATTATATTCGTGACTGGAACGAATATGCGGCGGTACAAGGCAACAGCACCAGCAAAGAAGAACTAACTGAAGCTCTTGAGGCAGCAGTTAAGCGTCAGCTAATGACAGATGTGCCTTACGGTGTATTGCTATCTGGTGGCCTAGACTCTTCTATCACCTCGGCGGTAGCAAAACGCTTCGCAGCGATGCGTGTTGAAGACGATGATAAGTCAGAGGCTTGGTGGCCACAGCTACACTCATTTGCTATCGGCCTTGAAGGCGCACCTGATCTTAAAGCTGCTCGCGAGGTTGCTGACCAGATAGGTACGGTTCACCACGAGATGACCTACACCATTCAGGAAGGCCTAGATGCTATCCGTGACGTTATTTACCACATCGAAACCTATGACGTGACGACCATCCGCGCTTCAACGCCTATGTTCCTAATGGGTCGTAAGATCAAGGCTATGGGTATCAAGATGGTGCTGTCTGGCGAGGGGGCTGATGAGATCTTCGGTGGCTACCTATACTTCCACAAAGCGCCAAACGCACAAGAATTCCACGAAGAAACAGTACGTAAACTACTGGCACTAAACATGTTTGACTGTGCTCGTGCGAACAAGTCTCTAGCGGCTTGGGGCGTTGAAGGACGTGTACCTTTCCTAGACAAAGAGTTTATCGACGTGGCTATGCGTCTAAACCCACAAGACAAGATGTGTGGCAACGGCAAGATGGAGAAACACATCCTACGTGAGTGCTTCGAACACTATCTTCCAGATGCGATCGCATGGCGTCAGAAAGAACAGTTCTCTGATGGCGTAGGTTATGGCTGGATCGATACCCTACGTGAGGTAGCGGAAGCTAAAGTTACTGACCAGCAAATGGAAACCGCGCAGTACCGTTTCCCATACAACACGCCAACTACCAAAGAAGGCTACGTCTATCGTGAGATCTTTGAAGAGTTGTTCCCACTGCCATCGGCAGCAGAGTGTGTACCGGGTGGTCCATCAGTAGCTTGTTCTTCAGCAAAAGCTATCGAATGGGATGAGTCATTCAAGAACAACGCCGACCCATCAGGTCGAGCAGTTAAAGCGGTTCACAACGACGCTTACTAA
- the nagC gene encoding DNA-binding transcriptional regulator NagC has product MTGGQIGNVDLVKQLNSAAVYRLIDQQGPISRIQIAELSHLAPASVTKITRQLLEFGYIQEVAQQASTGGRRAISLKTQVTQFHTIAVRIGRDYLQLSLHDLSGAVLAQDESSIQYRDQGELVGQLFDKIALFKASNEARIQQLIAIGVILPGLVNPVQGEVEYMPNTKIDDLPLAKMLKEEFKVESFVGNDIRAMALAEHYFGATRDCNDSVMISVHRGTGSGIISGGQVFLGSNRNVGEIGHIQVDPLGEQCQCGNFGCLETIAANPAIVKGVKARLAQGYSSSLADEANIDIDTICEHALNGDALATQSIVRVGDQLGKAVAIVINLFNPEKIVIAGHITKAKEILFPAIQRNVVSQSLTAFHKDLPIVSSDLELQPTMGAFAIVKRAMLNGILLQKLMDSAQ; this is encoded by the coding sequence ATGACTGGCGGACAGATTGGTAACGTAGACTTGGTCAAACAGCTGAACAGCGCAGCTGTCTATCGCTTGATTGACCAACAAGGCCCAATATCACGAATTCAGATCGCTGAATTGAGTCACCTTGCACCTGCAAGTGTCACAAAGATCACCCGCCAGTTGTTAGAGTTTGGCTATATCCAAGAGGTGGCTCAGCAAGCCTCCACTGGTGGTCGTCGTGCCATCTCTCTAAAGACACAAGTTACTCAGTTCCACACCATAGCGGTACGTATCGGTCGTGACTATCTACAGCTTTCACTGCATGATCTAAGCGGTGCGGTGTTGGCGCAAGATGAGTCTTCGATTCAGTATCGCGACCAAGGCGAATTGGTTGGACAATTGTTCGACAAAATCGCCCTGTTTAAAGCCTCTAACGAAGCGCGTATTCAACAGCTTATCGCTATCGGTGTCATCCTTCCTGGTCTGGTAAACCCAGTGCAAGGAGAGGTGGAATATATGCCGAATACCAAGATAGACGACCTGCCTCTGGCTAAGATGCTAAAAGAAGAGTTCAAGGTTGAGTCTTTCGTGGGGAACGACATCCGCGCTATGGCACTGGCAGAGCACTACTTTGGCGCAACCCGAGATTGCAACGACTCTGTAATGATCAGTGTTCACCGTGGTACGGGCTCTGGCATCATATCTGGTGGTCAGGTATTCCTTGGTAGCAACCGTAACGTGGGTGAAATCGGCCATATTCAGGTGGACCCTCTTGGTGAGCAGTGCCAGTGTGGCAACTTTGGCTGTCTTGAGACCATCGCTGCTAACCCAGCTATCGTGAAAGGCGTAAAAGCGCGCCTGGCCCAAGGCTATAGCTCTTCTCTTGCCGATGAAGCGAACATAGATATAGATACCATCTGTGAACACGCACTAAATGGCGACGCCTTGGCTACCCAAAGCATAGTGCGCGTGGGAGATCAGCTAGGTAAAGCAGTCGCCATCGTTATCAACCTATTCAACCCCGAGAAGATCGTCATTGCAGGTCATATTACCAAGGCCAAAGAGATCCTCTTCCCGGCTATCCAACGCAATGTGGTGAGTCAGTCGTTGACCGCTTTCCACAAAGACCTACCTATAGTTTCATCGGATCTTGAACTGCAACCAACCATGGGTGCCTTCGCTATCGTAAAACGAGCCATGCTAAATGGGATCTTGTTACAAAAATTAATGGATTCCGCACAATAA
- a CDS encoding cation:proton antiporter family protein, with protein MDIVLICVAFIAGFIAQRCNLPPLVGFLLAGFGLNAFGFESNTAIQHLADLGVTLLLFTIGLKLDIKVLLSKEIWAGATIHNVASTAYFTLALLALQFIGVSAFADMGMTQLVILGFALSFSSTVFAIKALQDKGEMNSVYGTLAIGILVMQDIFAVIFLTVSTGKIPEWYAIFLFALPLARPLLFKLLDKLGHGELLVLGGIFFALVTGAGLFELVGVKADLGALVLGMLLAGHKKASELSKSLFNMKELLLVCFFLNIGLSEQPTVTGLVMAILFMFLLPVKALFYYLIIDRFKFRNRTSLLTSLTLFNYSEFGLIVGGLAYKEGWITGDIMVAIALAVSISFVVSAPINRFSNGIYRRSAQWLKEHSDTKINIRDQFIHLGDSQVMILGMGRIGTGAYDELVRRHGEICVGVEIRDDTAGHHQKYERNTIQGDVTDSDFWERVQNIQQIELVLLAIPNNQGNHYAFEQLKIRGYKGKVAAIAEYPDQVDQFLELGADAAFNIYREAGSGFATHVCDTLKPEFTKNSA; from the coding sequence ATGGATATAGTTCTGATATGTGTGGCGTTTATTGCTGGCTTTATAGCTCAACGGTGTAATCTGCCACCCCTAGTCGGATTCCTGCTTGCTGGATTTGGTCTAAATGCCTTTGGCTTCGAAAGTAACACAGCTATCCAACACCTTGCCGACCTAGGTGTTACCCTGCTGCTGTTTACGATTGGCCTGAAACTGGACATCAAGGTCCTGCTTTCTAAAGAGATCTGGGCCGGTGCCACCATACACAATGTTGCGTCCACCGCTTATTTCACTCTAGCCCTACTCGCTCTGCAGTTTATTGGTGTCAGTGCATTCGCCGATATGGGCATGACTCAACTAGTTATCCTAGGCTTTGCCCTTTCCTTCTCGAGTACCGTATTTGCTATCAAAGCGTTACAAGATAAGGGTGAGATGAACTCTGTGTATGGCACTCTGGCCATCGGTATCCTGGTTATGCAGGATATCTTCGCGGTTATCTTCCTCACTGTCTCCACAGGCAAGATACCTGAGTGGTATGCCATCTTCCTGTTTGCCCTGCCACTGGCAAGACCGCTTCTATTCAAGCTCCTAGATAAGTTGGGCCACGGTGAGCTGCTGGTTCTGGGTGGCATCTTCTTTGCCTTAGTAACAGGCGCTGGTCTATTTGAACTGGTTGGTGTTAAAGCGGACCTTGGCGCACTGGTGCTAGGAATGCTTCTCGCCGGTCACAAAAAAGCTTCAGAGCTTTCTAAGTCACTGTTTAATATGAAAGAGCTACTACTAGTTTGCTTTTTCCTTAATATCGGTCTTTCCGAGCAACCGACAGTGACGGGCCTTGTAATGGCTATCCTGTTTATGTTCTTACTGCCAGTTAAGGCTCTATTCTACTACCTCATTATCGACCGCTTTAAGTTTAGAAACCGTACCTCACTGCTCACCTCATTGACTCTGTTTAACTACAGTGAGTTTGGCCTGATTGTGGGTGGTCTCGCATACAAAGAGGGATGGATCACCGGTGATATCATGGTCGCTATCGCCCTTGCTGTATCTATCTCCTTTGTAGTATCCGCCCCTATTAACCGCTTCAGTAACGGTATCTACAGGCGTAGCGCTCAATGGCTAAAAGAGCACAGTGACACTAAGATCAACATTCGCGACCAATTTATCCACCTAGGTGACTCTCAGGTAATGATTCTAGGTATGGGCCGTATCGGCACCGGAGCTTATGATGAACTGGTTCGCCGCCATGGTGAAATCTGTGTTGGTGTAGAAATCCGTGACGATACCGCTGGGCATCACCAAAAATATGAGCGCAATACTATCCAAGGGGATGTGACCGACTCAGATTTCTGGGAGCGAGTGCAGAACATACAACAGATCGAATTGGTGCTTTTGGCAATTCCGAATAATCAGGGTAACCATTACGCCTTTGAACAGCTGAAGATCCGTGGCTACAAAGGCAAAGTCGCAGCTATTGCTGAATATCCGGATCAGGTTGATCAATTCTTAGAGCTTGGTGCAGATGCGGCCTTCAATATTTATCGAGAAGCGGGCAGCGGTTTTGCAACCCATGTCTGCGACACCCTCAAACCTGAATTCACTAAAAACAGCGCTTAA
- the hemH gene encoding ferrochelatase, translating into MENKPQIGVLLVNLGTPDAPTPQAVKKFLSQFLHDHRVVDMTRWLWCPLLHGIILPVRSPKVAKLYQQVWMDEGSPLMVYSQRQAAKLGKALNVPVELGMTYGNPSLQTGVDKLIQAGVEKVVVLPLYPQYSATTTAAVVDGLAKALNKMRVIPAYSIVRDYFDHPLYIKALAESVKKSWQEKGQGDYLLCSFHGIPKRYADNGDIYPKHCEATTTALAKELGLDESQIGMSYQSRFGREEWLQPYTDKTLHKLAKEGTKKLDIITPAFSADCLETLEEISGECRDEFIEAGGEVFNFIPCLNDDDLHIEMMVQLVENGA; encoded by the coding sequence ATGGAAAACAAACCTCAAATTGGTGTGCTACTCGTCAACCTAGGCACGCCGGACGCTCCCACGCCGCAAGCGGTGAAAAAGTTTCTTTCTCAGTTTCTTCATGATCATAGAGTAGTGGATATGACCCGTTGGTTGTGGTGCCCACTACTGCACGGCATTATTCTGCCAGTGCGCTCGCCTAAGGTAGCAAAGCTCTATCAACAGGTGTGGATGGATGAAGGTTCTCCGCTTATGGTTTACTCCCAGCGACAAGCAGCCAAACTCGGTAAAGCTCTTAATGTGCCGGTAGAACTTGGTATGACCTATGGCAACCCAAGCCTGCAAACTGGGGTGGACAAGCTTATCCAAGCTGGGGTTGAGAAAGTGGTGGTGCTTCCTCTTTATCCGCAATATTCAGCGACCACCACAGCGGCTGTGGTGGATGGCCTAGCTAAGGCGCTTAATAAGATGCGCGTGATTCCTGCTTATAGCATTGTTCGTGATTACTTTGATCATCCGCTTTATATCAAGGCGCTGGCTGAATCGGTGAAAAAATCTTGGCAAGAAAAGGGTCAAGGTGATTATCTGCTTTGCTCGTTCCACGGCATTCCAAAACGCTATGCTGACAATGGTGATATCTATCCTAAGCATTGTGAAGCTACTACTACCGCGCTTGCTAAAGAGTTGGGTTTAGATGAAAGCCAAATAGGGATGTCTTATCAATCACGGTTTGGTCGTGAGGAATGGCTACAGCCTTATACCGATAAAACCCTACATAAACTTGCTAAAGAGGGCACAAAAAAGCTGGATATCATTACCCCCGCGTTCTCAGCTGATTGTTTAGAGACCCTTGAAGAGATTTCAGGCGAGTGTCGAGATGAGTTTATTGAAGCAGGTGGCGAGGTGTTTAACTTTATTCCATGTCTTAATGATGATGACCTGCATATCGAAATGATGGTTCAGCTGGTGGAAAATGGTGCCTAG
- the adk gene encoding adenylate kinase, translating to MRIILLGAPGAGKGTQAQFIMEKYGIPQISTGDMLRAAIKAGTELGKKAKEVIDAGQLVSDDIILGLIKERIAEEDCVKGFLLDGFPRTIPQADGLKEMGVDVDYVIEFDVADDVIVERMAGRRAHLASGRTYHVVYNPPKVEGKDDVTGEDLVVRDDDKEETVRARLGVYHNQTAPLIEYYGKEAEAGNTKYLKFDGTKQVAEVSADIEKALA from the coding sequence ATGCGCATCATTCTTTTAGGTGCTCCAGGTGCAGGTAAAGGCACTCAAGCTCAGTTCATCATGGAAAAATACGGTATCCCTCAAATTTCTACTGGTGACATGCTTCGTGCTGCTATCAAAGCAGGCACTGAACTTGGCAAAAAAGCTAAAGAAGTAATTGATGCTGGTCAGTTGGTTTCAGATGACATCATCCTAGGTCTTATCAAAGAGCGTATCGCTGAAGAAGACTGTGTTAAAGGTTTCCTACTAGACGGTTTCCCACGTACTATCCCTCAGGCTGATGGCCTGAAAGAGATGGGCGTAGACGTAGACTATGTTATCGAGTTCGACGTAGCTGACGATGTAATCGTTGAGCGTATGGCAGGCCGCCGTGCTCACCTAGCATCTGGTCGTACTTACCACGTTGTTTACAACCCACCTAAGGTTGAAGGTAAAGACGACGTAACTGGCGAAGACCTAGTTGTTCGTGACGATGACAAAGAAGAGACAGTACGTGCTCGTCTAGGCGTATACCACAACCAAACTGCTCCACTTATCGAGTACTACGGTAAAGAAGCAGAAGCGGGTAACACTAAGTACCTTAAATTCGATGGTACTAAGCAAGTTGCTGAAGTGAGCGCTGACATCGAAAAAGCGCTAGCATAA
- the htpG gene encoding molecular chaperone HtpG has translation MSETVSANKETRGFQSEVKQLLHLMIHSLYSNKEIFLRELISNASDASDKLRFQALSNPDLYQGDADLGVKLSFDEKTNTLTISDNGIGMSREDVIEHLGTIAKSGTAEFFSKLSEDQSKDSQLIGQFGVGFYSAFIVADSVTVRTRAAGTAADQAVQWHSAGEGEYTIEDIVKESRGTDITLHMREEGKEFLSEWRLRDVISKYSDHIGIPVSILTKEMDEEGKETGESKWEQINKAQALWTRAKSDISDEEYQEFYKHVSHDFADPLVWSHNKVEGKNDYTSLLYIPAKAPWDMMNRDHKSGLKLYVQRVFIMDDAEQFMPSYLRFVKGLIDSNDLPLNVSREILQDNKVTQSLRSACTKRVLTMLERMANKDEEKYQSFWKEFGLVLKEGPAEDMSNKEKIANLLRFASTHVDSANQTVGLAGYVERMKEGQDKIYYLTADSYAAAKNSPHLEQFAAKGIEVVLMYDRIDEWLMNYLTEFDGKQFQSITKAGLDLSQFEDDAEKEKQKETEEEFKSVVERTKEYLGDRVKEVRTTFKLANTPAVVVTDDFEMGTQMAKLLEAAGQEAPQVNYIFEINPEHALVKQMADTADEIEFGRWVEMLLGQAMLAERGSLEDPSQFLGAINQLLSK, from the coding sequence ATGAGCGAGACAGTGTCTGCTAACAAAGAAACTCGTGGCTTCCAATCTGAAGTGAAGCAACTTCTTCACTTGATGATCCATTCACTCTACTCGAATAAAGAGATCTTCCTGCGTGAGCTGATTTCAAACGCTTCAGACGCGTCTGATAAGCTTAGATTCCAGGCTCTATCAAATCCAGATTTATACCAAGGTGACGCCGATTTAGGTGTAAAACTGTCATTTGATGAAAAAACCAATACTCTGACCATCTCAGATAACGGTATCGGCATGAGCCGTGAAGATGTAATCGAGCATCTTGGTACTATCGCTAAATCTGGTACAGCTGAATTTTTCTCAAAACTTTCAGAGGATCAATCAAAAGATTCTCAATTGATTGGTCAGTTCGGTGTTGGCTTTTATTCTGCATTTATTGTTGCGGATTCAGTTACCGTTCGCACTCGCGCGGCTGGCACTGCTGCTGATCAAGCGGTTCAGTGGCACTCTGCAGGTGAAGGCGAGTACACCATTGAAGACATAGTTAAAGAAAGTCGTGGTACTGATATCACATTGCACATGCGTGAAGAAGGCAAAGAGTTTCTATCTGAATGGCGCCTTCGTGATGTGATCAGCAAATACTCTGACCATATCGGTATTCCGGTTTCTATCCTGACTAAAGAGATGGATGAAGAAGGTAAAGAGACTGGCGAGAGCAAGTGGGAACAAATTAACAAGGCTCAAGCACTTTGGACTCGCGCCAAATCTGATATCAGCGACGAAGAATACCAAGAGTTCTACAAGCACGTTTCTCATGACTTTGCTGATCCACTAGTGTGGAGTCACAACAAGGTTGAAGGTAAGAACGACTACACCAGTCTTCTATATATCCCAGCGAAAGCACCTTGGGATATGATGAACCGCGACCACAAGAGTGGCCTGAAGCTGTATGTTCAGCGCGTATTCATCATGGACGACGCTGAGCAGTTTATGCCGTCTTACCTGCGTTTTGTAAAGGGTCTGATTGATTCCAACGATTTGCCACTAAACGTATCGCGTGAAATTCTGCAAGACAACAAGGTAACCCAGTCTCTTCGCAGTGCTTGTACTAAGCGTGTACTAACTATGCTTGAACGCATGGCAAATAAAGACGAAGAGAAGTATCAATCTTTCTGGAAAGAGTTCGGTCTGGTGTTAAAAGAAGGCCCAGCTGAGGACATGTCCAATAAAGAGAAGATTGCTAACCTGCTTCGCTTTGCATCAACTCATGTAGACAGTGCAAATCAAACCGTAGGTCTTGCTGGTTATGTTGAGCGCATGAAAGAAGGCCAAGATAAGATCTACTACCTAACTGCAGACAGCTATGCTGCGGCGAAAAACAGCCCACACCTAGAGCAATTTGCAGCTAAGGGCATCGAGGTTGTACTTATGTACGATCGCATCGATGAGTGGCTAATGAACTACCTAACTGAGTTCGATGGCAAGCAGTTCCAGTCGATCACTAAAGCGGGTCTAGACCTAAGCCAGTTTGAAGATGACGCGGAAAAAGAGAAGCAGAAAGAAACAGAAGAAGAGTTCAAATCTGTTGTTGAGCGCACTAAAGAGTACCTTGGCGATCGCGTGAAAGAGGTTCGTACTACCTTCAAGCTAGCGAACACGCCAGCGGTAGTAGTGACCGACGACTTCGAGATGGGCACTCAAATGGCGAAACTGCTTGAGGCTGCAGGTCAAGAAGCACCTCAAGTGAACTACATCTTCGAGATCAACCCAGAACACGCTTTAGTGAAGCAGATGGCTGACACAGCGGATGAAATTGAGTTTGGTCGCTGGGTAGAGATGCTACTTGGTCAGGCGATGCTAGCGGAGCGTGGTTCTCTAGAAGATCCAAGCCAGTTCCTAGGTGCTATCAACCAGTTGCTTTCTAAGTAA